GCGAAGCGCGAAGGGGATGGATGTCTGAGCGGTTGAAAGAGTCGGTCTTGAAAACCGAAGTATTTTTCGAAATACCGGGGGTTCGAATCCCTCTCCATCCGCGAGGTCATAAGTTCTCTCTTGCCTTATCTATAGATAAGAACGAATCGGATCGACTCGACTGATATGATAGATGGAATGGTAGTTTGTGTTATATTTAGTTAGGACCCTGTCTCCCTTTCGTTATCTTCCGCTCTCCTTGTATAGGTTGGGAAAGGGCCGGGTGGATTACCTTTGGGAGCTAAGTCGAAGATCTCGGTGGTCTTGTGAGTGGTTGATAAACTGCGATTGCAGTTTTCTTTAGGAAGTCCCATAGCAGTGAGGCTTAACAGATAAAGAAAAGGGTGGATACTTTTCCGGGTAGAAGGTGACAACCCTAATGAATTGACTATGAAGGTGGCTCTTAGCTACATCAGCGCTCAAATTCCAACATCGTTATTGCCCAGGCTTCGATGATCAACCCCTGGCACATTTAGGTTTTGATCTTCGGCCATCCTGGTCCTCAGGACCCAACACTATATTATTCCACTATATTTCCTTTCAAATGAAAAGATGCAAAAGGTGTTGATACGTCCTATCCACATAGAAATCTTACCCTCTTCCACACATTACCGGTGGATGCTACAGCCGCTATCACTTTGGCTGCAGGATGGGAATGAAGGTCGAGGAGGCAGGGAAGAAAAGGTTATTCGCTATTGGCTTACCCTTATATCAGGCCTTGGTACGGCCTATACATGATGGATGAAGGTTTTGGCAAGGTTCAGAATGGATGGTACCTATAATCAGACCCAACCGTTGCAGTACTTGAGAAGAAAGCCAAAATTCTTCTCTTTTTATCTATCTTAAGGCTGCTACCGATTCCTTATCTGTTATCCTGACGTCCTGTATGCAGGGTTGTTCGGAAATCCCTTTGCAACTTCCTGGACCGTTCATACTTTGTTCTGTAGTCTTTCAATTACCATATAGTTTCTATAATATAATAAAGGCTATAGGTCATCGGTTGTGACGTTTACGAAGGGTCAACCCCTCGGATTTTTGAGTTCTTGGCCTCTATTCACACTTAAACATCATATGCTTGTGTGGATAGCTACTGAAAGGGTGTATGGCACGACGAAGCTTTGCGACTATGCCATTCTTGGCGACGGTGATCGCCGACGAGAAGGTGACGGCCACCCCAGTCAGATGTCTCAGAAAGGGTAGTGATCTCCCCCTGAAAAGTATCACGACCATAAAGAGAAGAAAAGGGAGATTGCATGTTGATAACAGAAAATGGCAATCTGTTGATTAAATACACTGCAGTAGTGAATGCTTCAACCCATAGATGCTTTGGTACTCCATTATTTATCATCAAAGTCAAAGCCATTTCAACTATATGTCGGTGTTTTCTTCCGGACACCCCATTCTGCAGCGGAGTATGAACACACGACAGCTCACGTTTGATTCCTATCTTCAGGAGCATGAAATCAAACACCCTTGACACGCATTCTCCGCCGGAGTTCAGACCTCAACCTCTTGATCTGGAGATTTGACTTATTTTCCAAACTTTCTATATATTCAACAACGAAAGAGCTTAGGACTTCTCTCTAAGTAAAGAAAGCCAGATGTATCTACTGTAGTCATCCACTTATAATAGTAAGTAAAGTACCTTGCACCTATGAATGACTGCACTCGAGTAGGACCCCTTAATGAAATTCAAGTAGTTGTCTGTGATATATCCAACAATCAGCCGTAGGTCAAATCACAAGTGGACACTAACGAATGAATCAATCCAAAGAAAGAATTGGATTCTTATGTTTAATCCAGGAGCATACAATTGCCAACTGTAAACAATCACATGAATTGTTCAACCCATCTGAATGAAATGCAGGAATATACCCTAGACAATGGAAGAAGTCTTGCACTGTGTGTTGTGTATGTCTCAGGCGACGGCGGGTCCCATTCCTTATCCTAATGAAGCAGCTGAAAAAAAGGAATGTAGAGAAGAATATCCGTATAATAAAGCTTTCCCAACCGGCCAACGATCCTTCCCGTGCGCTGATCGTGGATAAGACACTCAGAAGAAGAAAAGATGACACGAAGATGGTTAGCTGCAAGGTGACTGACAGAAATTTCTTTTTAGGAGGAAAATGGAATC
This DNA window, taken from Capsicum annuum cultivar Jeju mitochondrion, complete genome, encodes the following:
- the orf132b gene encoding hypothetical protein is translated as MSSSRILHDRFHFPPKKKFLSVTLQLTIFVSSFLLLSVLSTISAREGSLAGWESFIIRIFFSTFLFFSCFIRIRNGTRRRLRHTQHTVQDFFHCLGYIPAFHSDGLNNSCDCLQLAIVCSWIKHKNPILSLD
- the orf123b gene encoding hypothetical protein encodes the protein MLLKIGIKRELSCVHTPLQNGVSGRKHRHIVEMALTLMINNGVPKHLWVEAFTTAVYLINRLPFSVINMQSPFSSLYGRDTFQGEITTLSETSDWGGRHLLVGDHRRQEWHSRKASSCHTPFQ